The window GCTAACCCTGCTTAACGTGagggggaaggttgccattttgaccaagtttggtaagtccgtgacatattgaatacttagaggggttgtccatgaaattttcccatgaaattttaatttctttccaTTAATTAGTAGTTACATAATATTAATTGGTTTAGACCCAAACTAAACATGTGGGCCTTTGTAATAACCACATCATCGGTCAGATGATTGGAATATTTCTTGGATCCAAAAGTCATTAAATCGTTCATGAAAGGGGCTCGATGAACAGTGAGACCACTCGATCTTTAGTCACTCCACCGGGAGTGCCGATGCCGTCACCGTGTTGAAAGATGCACTGGGAAGTCCGTGCCATGTTCAAGGCCATGTCTACCACCCATTTGGGCAGCCCACAGCTTTGAGCACACTCGTTAAGCTTCTTCCATGAATCCCTCACTAAGCACTCTATGTGTTCTCTTGCTTTTTCCTCTGAGACACCCTTTTCTTTCATGTAGCATTGTATTGACTTGTGCACATCTCCCCTTTCCATCTCAGCCTTCGGTAGCCACATATATAAAAACAACTTTAGTAAATGATGGAAATTATAGGTCCATTAATTCCTATATATaattttggatcgagtttccctccacccatggtgaatgggatcccattcatcgaggggtgggagagagtgggaatgggtatcgggaggatattttggaacatacaaaaatcctaggaggggtttgtgaaccctaggatgatgggtgaaccgtcctctatggatggaggaaaactttgtcctataATTTTAATAGAGAGATTCAAAGATAATATATATAGCAACGTACTTGGGAAGTTCCGAGATCGTCGACAAGTCTAGTAATGATTGATGCCCAATAAAATAGGTCGTCGGAGCGATGGTTCAAGCAATCAAGAGACTCATCAGCAGATAGGATGCGTCCTTGCAGCTGCAGAAAATAAGCATGGACCATGGCTACAGGACCACCCACTGATATCCATGCATTACCCAAATATTCTTCCAACCCTGGTGTGTACCCCTTGTAAAACCATCTTGCTTCCATCATGTATGCTCTGCAAAGTCTTACCCACTACAAAATAGataacaaaaaaattttaaaaataatttgacaCTGACCTATTAATATGTCATGatcaaaaggtgtcattgtcATAAACATTTTTTCAGTACACATGTGAGATATCGATATTATCCTtatcaaaaataataaacatcATGTCATACTAAAACGGTAagaaaataaggttacaaattgTATGACCTTGAGgtctcaataaaaaaaattcccttcatTAAAATTATGTATGTTTTTAtgtaaaaaagatgaaaaaataaaagtttcatgtaaacttcttttagcttaaaaaaataaaaagataaaggaaaagagaaaacgaGTACCTCTTTTATTAGATAGGGTAAGATATTCAAGCCAAGATCCCTTTGTGCATCATAAACAATTCCATTACCAAAATTGAGCAGGGCTAAGAAGCATGACTTCATGTAATTGGGAAGGTCCCCTACGGCTTTAATATCCCACCTGACAAAATAAAAGTAATAATATCTAAAAAGTTTTTTAAGCCAAGATAAGATAAGCAACTTAGAAGATGTACCTTGGAGTCTCTCTAGATCTTACCTATCAACTGCTTTTGTGAAGAGTTCAAGTTCATCTAGTGATCCATATACATCATAAATGTCATCAATTATCGTTAATATTGAGATTAATTTGGTGAGCCCTATCCTGCATTTGGAGAATTCGGGCTCATAGATAATCCCAACTGCCCATAGGAAATTCTCCACTAATCGATCCCTAGCAAAGCAAAGCTCTTCTTTAAAAGCCAAATCTGTCCACCACCTATCAACGAAAATATGCAATACTTAGTATTTAACATATAAAATTATAATCATTTCATGTGGAccaaatataacaaaaaaacatagattttatagaatttttttaaataaatatataatatcaTTTCTACCCTCTCTGCACTCGTCACAACTTAAGTGATGGACCCATGGACGATACAAGTTATGACAATTCACGAGAAAACGCCACAAAATGACACCATAGAGCTCCCATAGGCACATATGAAAGGGGTCGGCCGTGCAAATTAAGCCACTGAGTAACAATTATGGGAATCTTGAATGTCCAAGGAGCATACCAAAGAAATAGAGTAGTAGGCCCGGGCCCTATTATTACACAAAGGAGGTGGCTATCTGTTTGCAAGAAAAACGGGGTGGAAAAGTTAAAAGGGTGGAACCCATCTCTAATGAGATGAGGGAACAGGAACGGAAAGGAAAGGATTGGACCTGGGAGCCCcacaaattaaaataatcaatttctattttcttttcctcaaaattctatcaaaATGATGGGACTTTGATGAGGGACGGGTGGGGTAGAAGAAACCGGCTACTATACTACCTAAGCAGACAACCCCCCCTGGATAAAGCATTCTTGTACATTCAATTCTCCCAGCCCGCTATTCAAATAACAATTTTTAGAATTTGATGGAAAAACATAAGATTCTCCCACCCATTTTTTCCCAGCAAACAAAGATATTCTATGGCTCCAAAAGAAATATTGATTTTATggtaaattgtttttttttggggatcaTTTTCACTAGACAAACGGAGTCGAAGCAAAACCTTTGTTTTAAAGTTGGGGGAAAAGACCGCTACCTTACTATTGTTTTTTAATCATGCGATGAAAACACATCGATTGCTTTAATTAAAAATCACCTTGATAGCTCCTGTAAATCCCTTTGATGAACTGACTGCACAATGTTGAAATCCAACTTTGCTAACTCAAGCAATATTGATGAACTCTCCTTCATATGTTCCTTCTCGTAAACATTTATAAAATTCCTAGCTTCTAATCTCACCATTCTCCAGTGTAATGGAACTTCCAGTGATTGTTGTACTAATTGTTTCATTAATGATGACTTGAGACGTGAGAGACTGAATTCCATAGCTTCCTCTAGCACAGCTTCTCCATTCATTCCAAGGTGTGAAGCTTCATATAAGCACAAGAGACCCTCGAGACCCTCCGCTTCATTACTTGAGCTGTCCATGAAGCTCCCATCATTGTTTTTGAATTCATTAAACACATCTATATGCAAGATTAGAACAACACAAGAAGTGAACCAAGTATCAGTACATATGAAAATACTAATTGGTAGTAGTGAGGGTGCAATTTTATTTCTGTATAGAAATTATGGATTCAGATCATCTACGGCGCAGCTACCGGTCCTGCCTGTGTTGCGCAAACATAGGGCTACGTGcaaagatcgccttacccccactcgggcaaggcgttcgGGCAGAGATAAGGCGATCTTTGCACACGACCGtgtgtctgcacagcacagGCAAGACGGGCAGCTGCACCGTAGACAATCCAAATTGATAAATTATTCATGTAAATTACCTGAACTAATTTGATAGCCATGTTCTCGAAAAAGTCGAAATTTTAAGGCAGCAGTGTAGAGATCATCATTGCCCTCCAAATAAAcgagatgatgaagaagaagggactCTTTGATCTCTTCCTCGAAGTGGTAAGCCACTCCCAACCGTTGAATGGAGTCGATGAGTTTCAATCGAACCAATGGATCTTTGGTAGACAGTATAAGCAGCTTTACTTCTTGCTTGAGCTCCTCTAAGCGGGCATGGGAGAGTTCATTCTGCAATCCAACAAGAAGTACTGGGAGTTGGTAAGGCATTGAGAACAAGTGAAAGTGTAAAAATACATACAAAAAGTGAGGATATTACAAGGGATCGAGACTAGCTAGCTACTAACCGTGTAAGGATTCTTCAAAGACTCAATGAATTTGTGATCCCAAATAGAAGGATGATAATGAGCTGATCGGCGATCACTCTCTTGTGATGCCGATGCCGATGCCGTGCCGATGCCGACAACAACCGTGAGCACCGAGTGTCAGCAACCTTTACTTGACAAACATTGCTGCGTTTGTTGTTTTGCAGCCATGAGATATTGTTGGTGCGATGAGGTAGAGACAAAGATGAAGACGAGCGTTGAACGAAGAAACTCAAGGAAGACGAAAGAGAATGTACCATTTTGATCATTGAAGACCAATTTCCTTTCCAAATTGAAATGTTCACAAGATTGGGTTAAGCATCTAAGAACAATAATGGATCTATTTATGATATCAAATTTGTCTGTgggtcttttgtcttttttgtcGGTGTCCATTCTGATATGACGTCCATCTTGCaacatttctttttatttttcattctcaATACATTATTgatttttagcaaaaaaaaaaaataataataataacattaaATTTGTGAAAGACGTATATAGAAGGCCCAACTACTTGCCACGTAGAGAAGAAAATAACCAATAATTTCCCTATTCAGAAATGAAAATTACCCATGGGACATAAAATCCATTAGATTAAGAGCCAAAAGGATTATAGTTAGGTTTTGCACattgaaatgaagaaaaacGTTGTTCTCAGACGAATGTGGACACTCAAATTGCTGGCACCACTATAGAACATAAGGACAATTTCCCACTATAGAAAGAAATTAGGCTTAAAGGTGACGGGACGTGTGCTGTTAGGTCGAAAATGCGTTTTTGAAATCTGAATTTCCATTTAAAAGGGTTCATGCTGAGCCGTCGATTATgtttttttaggttttatttGTCAGTCTGACAgttttgttggatttatgtgtccatcaaacccgattcggcTCAGTTCAATCTGGTTTTACTTtatattgaacctttatacattttggtttaatattatcacatgcgatataaacttttagAGCATTACGtatccgtaagttttactttaaatggtagtcacgactagggtttgagctgggcacccttatcatatggttgtcgtattgggtatgcctagacatgtgatgtcagggtatgaatacgagtactcacatgatcgatatgtgtattggtgaagaatctgcTTTGTccattccctcatgtattactgccagatgtaggaaggaaTAGACATATGCTACCGGcaccctttacctgagggaaccctgtcgctgcaaagtgtgatcgcattctttggttcatcaatgactgagactcaagtaagtcaaagtcggtgttctgggaatgcgtgaacactttgtgagtgaaggagttactcaacatggtcaccactgcccgattggagAACTCTGagattgaggttgtctgtgtatggtcggatcggaatttGGATCCAATGtcgttttagaaatggtttatGCAAAATCTATttaataatagattatatataattatttgaataaagtgttttatcgagttttgcgggatccgatcagatgcacagacactcttatatggacatgtactatggaatggggtttggcagtacaagtgtacatgccctagattccataatgatggtgttgattagtgggggggggttgtacatgataatttattatcatgtagggagttatttgaaatttgctaaaataattggttctttatttaattaatggatatagtgctaattataattattcataaattaaataaagtgattaattatatcattccctattaaattctgcttcttcactaattagaagcactttgagtttaaacagaactgccaaacaaagagagagagagagagtctgactctcactgggttttttaatttttcatccagggttttaaaaaaaccctactattatataaagggaccaaaacgcagagggggcacacagtgctccacgttttctggctgccccctcttggatgtgttttggtctcccctctctctcttgtgatctcttcttcttcttcttgttgctctctactgtgtttgagagttagggttttagaaacctagatctgtgcttgaagaactgaagagcatctgggattgactTGAAGAACCTTTGctacaccattggaggttcaaattTGTTTACTTAGAGTGCtgattggaggaagaaccattgtctattggaggagcaacacttgaggctcatcaggttagcaattctttattaattcctcttgtttttaattattaattattcatGGGTtgtgaaaaaaacccaaatcaattTGTTTTcactgcgcattcgggtatgggatggatcccctTATCCATgagatggactagggatgattggactgggcattggtttgtcataccaaaccctactaGGGTTCctgtagggcaccatgggcgaccatggataaccctaaaattgaaaataggatgcccatgctagattagggtgccctagggcaaccctaggattccctagggacaaccttGAAGTTCCCTAAATTAGGGATCTAGAAAC is drawn from Telopea speciosissima isolate NSW1024214 ecotype Mountain lineage chromosome 1, Tspe_v1, whole genome shotgun sequence and contains these coding sequences:
- the LOC122650076 gene encoding probable terpene synthase 9 — translated: TVVVGIGTASASASQESDRRSAHYHPSIWDHKFIESLKNPYTNELSHARLEELKQEVKLLILSTKDPLVRLKLIDSIQRLGVAYHFEEEIKESLLLHHLVYLEGNDDLYTAALKFRLFREHGYQISSDVFNEFKNNDGSFMDSSSNEAEGLEGLLCLYEASHLGMNGEAVLEEAMEFSLSRLKSSLMKQLVQQSLEVPLHWRMVRLEARNFINVYEKEHMKESSSILLELAKLDFNIVQSVHQRDLQELSRWWTDLAFKEELCFARDRLVENFLWAVGIIYEPEFSKCRIGLTKLISILTIIDDIYDVYGSLDELELFTKAVDRWDIKAVGDLPNYMKSCFLALLNFGNGIVYDAQRDLGLNILPYLIKEWVRLCRAYMMEARWFYKGYTPGLEEYLGNAWISVGGPVAMVHAYFLQLQGRILSADESLDCLNHRSDDLFYWASIITRLVDDLGTSQAEMERGDVHKSIQCYMKEKGVSEEKAREHIECLVRDSWKKLNECAQSCGLPKWVVDMALNMARTSQCIFQHGDGIGTPGGVTKDRVVSLFIEPLS